One Cydia fagiglandana chromosome 11, ilCydFagi1.1, whole genome shotgun sequence genomic region harbors:
- the LOC134668527 gene encoding uncharacterized protein LOC134668527 yields the protein MTSADCALVLLLLIPAVLTQDYDVTDIQCTFSSGGTGLRDSVTALLRKPEGFRGAPLFADDRATDPVSDPVCQIRPEPEDPTGLLYRLRITDFTRCGVLKRNGFVHVRVWFPQFPGVVMQSDQELIIMCKPPEPTIIENKAAGFAGSFPHGARVSGVVEETPGRLEYEVALYKEAPPVSRHTNHSVDLPVDQVTAAVPIGTKLQLRARINPESAWRHIKLLEVAVSPDPDRPHAPGAVLLVKEGCRNRDFASIIPHQPARYRERHNEVFLDFEAFLLASMKERSTLWIHSQIKACMDAADCQPDYCLDLFEPSGHGRRRRSLPDASHIHNITSSAMVADNGTTPFTRFKENLEYTVVMPGELFHRTPLEGTCATSMMVAAALGALLFMSALLMCYLATRLNSTMLKNNSLQGPSGKSFEQILRELAHHSLPDSGYTGRPTLQ from the exons ATTCCCGCTGTACTCACACAGGACTACGATG TAACGGACATCCAATGCACATTCTCGAGCGGCGGCACGGGCCTGCGGGACTCAGTGACGGCCCTGCTAAGGAAGCCCGAGGGCTTCCGTGGAGCCCCGCTGTTCGCCGATGACCGCGCGACGGACCCCGTCTCCGACCCCGTCTGCCAAATCCGGCCGGAGCCGGAGGACCCCACGGGGCTGCTGTACAGGCTCCGGATAACGGACTTTACGAGATGCGGAGTACTGAAGCGGAAT GGCttcgtgcacgtgcgcgtgtggTTCCCGCAGTTCCCGGGCGTGGTGATGCAGTCGGACCAGGAGCTGATCATCATGTGCAAGCCGCCCGAGCCCACAATCATCGAGAACAAGGCCGCCGGCTTCGCTGGGAGCTT CCCACACGGCGCGCGAGTGTCCGGCGTGGTGGAGGAGACGCCGGGCCGGCTGGAGTACGAAGTGGCGCTGTACAAGGAGGCGCCGCCGGTGTCGCGGCACACCAACCACTCCGTCGACCTGCCCGTCGATCAGGTAACTGCT GCGGTACCCATCGGCACGAAGCTGCAGCTGCGCGCGCGCATAAACCCGGAGTCTGCATGGCGACACATCAAACTGCTAGAAGTGGCCGTGTCGCCGGACCCGGACCGGCCGCACGCGCCCGGCGCCGTGCTGCTCGTCAAAGAGGG TTGCCGAAACCGCGACTTTGCGTCTATCATCCCGCACCAACCGGCGAGATACCGCGAGCGCCACAATGAGGTGTTCCTCGACTTTGAGGCGTTTCTCCTGGCCTCCATGAAGGAGCGCTCCACCTTGTGGATACACTCTCAGATCAAGGCCTGTATGGACGCTGCGGATTGCCAGCCGGATTACTGTCTGGATTTATTCGAGCCATCCG GTCACGGTCGCCGTCGTAGGTCGCTCCCTGACGCGTCGCACATACACAATATAACCAGCTCTGCCATGGTCGCGGATAACGGAACCACACCGTTCACGAGGTTCAAAGAGAACCTCGAATACACCGTCGTGATGCCGGGTGAACTGTTCCATCGGACGCCGCTGGAGGGGACGTGTGCCACCTCCATGATGGTCGCTGCCGCGTTAGGGGCGTTGCTGTTCATGTCAGCTTTGCTG ATGTGTTACCTGGCCACACGCTTGAACTCGACAATGCTCAAAAACAACAGTTTACAGGGGCCGTCGGGCAAAAGCTTCGAACAAATTCTTAGGGAGCTTGCACACCACTCACTTCCAGACTCTGGCTACACAGGGCGCCCCACCTTACAGTGA